From the genome of Triticum urartu cultivar G1812 unplaced genomic scaffold, Tu2.1 TuUngrouped_contig_5712, whole genome shotgun sequence, one region includes:
- the LOC125529591 gene encoding uncharacterized protein LOC125529591 isoform X1 gives MAATLKGMWGQVMGKKGEAMRELEVSIRAKGNVTQMEDALLRACMLFSNLSYTATSAVVSLVGAFASGQVHKIVGGQPMPRLFRLGLSAGVGLTAGKMMYYESLHATSLYILGREEEPFERLKMELANIILTKHSDEKLSVEAVKKHFFAENLYTDQYQDKLLFRWRQRYSYVDSTYLERMKEIEANNSVDKDITMSVQTTGSFGNLMEDPLACILGSPDSDMENDKPPERTATILRKRDLRARRRSQRHHRRHAAL, from the exons ATGGCGGCGACGCTGAAGGGCATGTGGGGGCAAGTGATGGGCAAG AAGGGAGAGGCGATGCGGGAGCTGGAGGTCTCCATCCGGGCCAAG GGCAACGTGACCCAGATGGAGGACGCGCTGCTCCGGGCCTGCATGCTGTTCTCGAACCTGAGCTACACCGCGACCTCCGCGGTGGTCAGTCTCGTTGGAGCGTTCGCTTCTGGCCAAG TACATAAAATTGTTGGGGGTCAACCTATGCCTCGACTATTCAGGCTTGGTTTGTCTGCTG GTGTTGGTTTGACTGCAGggaagatgatgtattatgaatcATTGCATGCAACTAGCCTATACATATTGGGCCGTGAAGAGGAGCCCTTTGAGCGCTTGAAAATGGAGCTCGCTAATAT AATACTTACTAAGCATAGTGATGAAAAATTATCGGTTGAAGCTGTAAAAAAGCATTTCTTTGCCGAGAATCTCTACACTGATCAATACCAGGATAAATTACTTTTCCGGTGGCGCCAACGTTACTCGTATGTTGACAGCACCTATCTGGAAAGGATGAAGGAGATTGAAGCAAACAACTCAGTGGATAAGGACATAACAATGTCTGTCCAGACAACG GGATCATTTGGGAACCTCATGGAGGACCCACTGGCCTGTATACTGGGTTCTCCAGACAGCGACATGGAGAATGATAAACCGCCTGAGCGCACAGCTACTATACTCAGGAAAAGAGACCTGCGAGCTCGGAGGAGAAGTCAGCGGCATCATCGTCGGCATGCGGCATTGTGA
- the LOC125529591 gene encoding uncharacterized protein LOC125529591 isoform X2: MAATLKGMWGQVMGKKGEAMRELEVSIRAKGNVTQMEDALLRACMLFSNLSYTATSAVVSLVGAFASGQGCELRLLEPNQSTVCSESLLDVYARANPGRSLLDVHDSSLFEEIIASWPLPTFQRTAYPPRNGVCSNGKIIHSPFFITSTHCFSYVIMLLSCVPIKQLLKDVDIPFYVCLPHLDSFTYKPLLFSFWNIHLYYGFLYKMKLHNYHR, encoded by the exons ATGGCGGCGACGCTGAAGGGCATGTGGGGGCAAGTGATGGGCAAG AAGGGAGAGGCGATGCGGGAGCTGGAGGTCTCCATCCGGGCCAAG GGCAACGTGACCCAGATGGAGGACGCGCTGCTCCGGGCCTGCATGCTGTTCTCGAACCTGAGCTACACCGCGACCTCCGCGGTGGTCAGTCTCGTTGGAGCGTTCGCTTCTGGCCAAG GATGTGAATTGCGGTTATTAGAACCAAATCAGAGCACTGTCTGCTCCGAGTCCCTTCTTGATGTCTATGCAAGAGCCAATCCAGGGCGGTCCCTTCTTGATGTCCATGACAGTTCTCTCTTCGAAGAAATAATAGCCTCTTGGCCTCTTCCAACCTTTCAAAGGACCGCATATCCTCCGAGGAATGGTGTCTGTTCAAATGGGAAGATTATCCATTCTCCCTTTTTCATAACCAGTACACACTGTTTTTCTTATGTAATTATGTTATTATCATGTGTTCCCATTAAACAACTCTTGAAGGATGTTGATATTCCTTTTTACGTTTGCCTGCCACACCTTGACTCCTTCACATATAAGCCATTGCTGTTTAGTTTCTGGAATATTCATCTCTACTATGGGTTCTTGTATAAAATGAAGTTGCATAACTATCACCGTTGA